The following coding sequences lie in one Rutidosis leptorrhynchoides isolate AG116_Rl617_1_P2 chromosome 6, CSIRO_AGI_Rlap_v1, whole genome shotgun sequence genomic window:
- the LOC139852130 gene encoding uncharacterized protein → MGCVGSKPELDSPAVILCRKRCQFLDEAIHQRYALAQAHLAYFHSLKSLGNSLHRFLDLHYAGAGAGDASPVLTIPALPKVDSSSSQPPAPDVTARSNSGSSHLQFHTDSDDDSQDDDDDDDESLHLHSDNGGSSPIIDAKHGKLNYIDQHGTETLVGSYHPTVYPYPPAEFSQAGYPVVGRYTFNYMRKETTPSVLYQQRPMVSEPIKSYYNNNNNNNNYNDNDSDSHQNSNPSNYLYNDNYSNYGEFFGSQQQQPQRRSVSQAEASSSNTKDPPPPPPPPPSSGWDFLNPFETFEDCYPPYTPRDSSRVQEEESIPDFVDEVLYQQQQEEEVVKEVHGNQKFVDTDGDGNKPAVVDEKSEYRGVAAPDIDLHNLSVPNTVAKEDPVKYEVHVVDKQVVESQKKPVAFQNDSDVVKEIHTQFDRASEAGNEVAKILEVGKIPHNRKHIAYQVPSKMLNVFTPLALAPADSAPLDMDVDLLTKSKNLSSTLHKLYLWEKKLFDEVKIEEKMRLLHEDKKRRLVRLDEKGAEPHKINATRTFVASLSSKIHIAIQVIDKISEKINTMRDEELWPQINDFIQGLTRMLRSMMECHHSQCEALGAAKRIDAAIASHKHTDDASLEATLQLEHELLNWAIRFCCWFRAHKGFVRSLNEWLLQCLIYEPEETVDGPVPYSPGRIGAPLIFIVCNLWAQAMQRISDKEVVESMRDFAANVLELWERDKVEWRQRMEVDKNCRERNMDKEEQRIHKELEMLDKMIQSGDGDNKGGVVLGHAVYQSETSKNGGNLHTSMQRIFESLERFTCTSLKAYEELLKRIDDDGSWEQISQ, encoded by the exons ATGGGTTGTGTGGGATCCAAGCCTGAATTAGATTCACCGGCGGTTATTTTATGTCGTAAACGATGTCAATTTCTCGATGAAGCAATTCACCAACGTTACGCGCTCGCCCAAGCTCATTTAGCCTACTTTCATTCCCTTAAATCCCTTGGTAATTCGTTACACCGTTTTTTGGATCTCCACTATGCCGGCGCCGGCGCCGGCGATGCTTCTCCTGTCCTCACAATTCCGGCGCTACCGAAAGTTGATTCCTCCTCGTCTCAACCACCGGCTCCGGATGTTACGGCCCGATCAAATTCCGGCTCCTCTCATCTTCAATTTCATACTGATTCCGATGATGATTcacaggatgatgatgatgatgatgatgaatcgctTCATTTACATTCTGATAACGGTGGCTCATCACCGATTATTGATGCAAAGCATGGTAAGTTGAATTATATTGATCAGCATGGAACCGAAACCCTAGTTGGTTCTTATCATCCAACTGTTTATCCTTATCCCCCGGCTGAATTTTCACAAGCCGGTTACCCGGTGGTAGGTAGATATACATTCAATTATATGAGAAAGGAAACGACGCCGTCTGTTCTGTATCAGCAGAGACCAATGGTTTCCGAGCCTATAAAATCatactataacaataataataataataataattataacgataatgatagtgATAGCCATCAAAACTCTAACCCTAGTAATTATCTATACAACGATAATTACTCTAATTACGGTGAGTTTTTCGGCTCACAACAGCAACAGCCACAGCGGCGGTCAGTTTCACAGGCGgaggcttcatcttcgaatacgaaAGACCCTCCTCCCCCGCCTCCACCACCGCCAAGCTCCGGTTGGGATTTTTTGAATCCATTTGAGACGTTTGAGGATTGTTATCCTCCGTATACACCTCGAGATTCAAGTAGAGTGCAAGAGGAAGAAAGTATTCCTGATTTTGTGGATGAAGTTTTATATCAGCAGCAGCAGGAGGAGGAAGTTGTTAAAGAAGTTCATGGAAATCAGAAGTTTGTTGATACGGATGGCGATGGAAACAAACCTGCTGTGGTTGATGAAAAGAGTGAGTACAGAGGTGTAGCGGCTCCTGATATCGATCTTCATAACCTGAGTGTGCCCAATACGGTCGCTAAAGAAGATCCGGTTAAATATGAAGTTCATGTGGTGGATAAACAAGTTGTTGAAAGTCAAAAAAAGCCGGTAGCTTTTCAAAATGACTCAGATGTTGTGAAGGAGATTCATACCCAATTTGATCGTGCATCCGAGGCTGGTAATGAGGTAGCCAAGATTCTCGAGGTTGGCAAAATTCCACATAACCGCAAACACATCGCATATCaag TTCCCTCCAAGATGTTGAACGTGTTTACACCATTAGCACTAGCGCCAGCTGATTCTGCTCCTTTAGATATGGATGTAGATTTATTGACAAAATCTAAGAATCTATCATCAACTCTACATAAACTATATCTCTGGGAAAAGAAATTGTTTGATGAAGTTAAG ATTGAGGAGAAAATGAGGTTGCTTCATGAAGATAAGAAGCGAAGGCTTGTACGTTTAGATGAGAAAGGTGCCGAGCCTCACAAAATCAACGCGACAAGAACTTTTGTTGCTAGTCTTTCAAGTAAAATTCATATTGCAATTCAAGTTATTGATAAGATCTCGGAGAAAATAAACACTATGAGGGATGAAGAGTTGTGGCCACAAATAAATGACTTCATTCAAGG ATTAACGAGGATGTTGAGATCGATGATGGAATGCCACCATAGTCAGTGTGAGGCACTCGGTGCTGCTAAGCGTATTGATGCAGCTATTGCATCTCACAAACACACGGACGATGCGAGTCTCGAAGCTACACTGCAACTTGAACATGAACTGCTCAACTGGGCTATACGATTCTGTTGTTGGTTCAGAGCTCATAAGGGGTTTGTGAGAAGTCTAAACGAGTGGCTTCTACAGTGTCTTATTTATGAGCCTGAAGAAACAGTAGATGGACCAGTCCCATACTCTCCCGGACGAATAGGTGCACCACTTATATTCATTGTATGTAACCTGTGGGCACAAGCCATGCAAAGAATATCAGACAAGGAAGTGGTGGAGTCGATGCGAGATTTTGCTGCAAATGTTCTTGAGTTATGGGAACGGGATAAGGTAGAATGGCGACAACGGATGGAGGTTGACAAAAATTGTAGGGAAAGAAATATGGATAAAGAGGAACAGAGGATTCATAAAGAGTTGGAGATGTTGGATAAAATGATTCAATCTGGAGATGGTGACAACAAGGGGGGTGTGGTGTTAGGACATGCGGTGTATCAAAGTGAAACTAGTAAAAATGGTGGTAATCTGCATACGAGTATGCAACGCATATTTGAGTCCTTGGAACGATTTACTTGTACGTCATTGAAAGCATATGAGGAACTATTGAAACGAATAGACGACGACGGTAGCTGGGAACAAATTTCCCAGTGA